One stretch of Castor canadensis chromosome 12, mCasCan1.hap1v2, whole genome shotgun sequence DNA includes these proteins:
- the Slc16a1 gene encoding monocarboxylate transporter 1, protein MPPAIGGPVGYTPPDGGWGWAVVVGAFISIGFSYAFPKSITVFFKEIEGIFNATTSEVSWISSIMLAVMYAGGPISSVLVNKYGSRPVMIAGGCLSGCGLMAASFCNTVQELYLCIGVIGGLGLAFNLNPALTMIGKYFYKKRPLANGLAMAGSPVFLSTLAPLNQAFFGIFGWRGSFLILGSLLLNCCVAGSLMRPIGPKATEVEKVKSKESLQEPGQSGAKIGAGDASTDLIGGNPKQEKQSIFQTINKFLDLSLFTHRGFLLYLSGNVVMFFGLFTPLVFLSNYGKSQHYSSEKSAFLLSILAFVDMVARPSMGLVANTKWIRPRIQYFFAASVVANGVCHLLAPLSTSYVGFCIYSGFFGFAFGWLSSVLFETLMDLVGPQRFSSAVGLVTIVECCPVLLGPPLLGSLNDIYGEYKYTYWACGVILIIAGVYLFIGMGVNYRLVAKEQKAEEQRKEGKEDETGMNSDEKPKEVTKAAQSPQHNSTEGDPKEEESPV, encoded by the exons ATGCCTCCTGCAATTGGAGGACCAGTTGGATATACCCCCCCAGATGGAGGCTGGGGATGGGCAGTGGTAGTTGGAGCATTCATTTCTATTGGCTTCTCTTATGCATTTCCCAAATCCATCACTGTGttctttaaagaaattgaagGTATATTCAATGCTACCACCAGCGAAGTGTCGTGGATATCCTCCATCATGTTGGCTGTCATGTATGCTGGAG GTCCTATCAGCAGTGTCCTGGTGAACAAGTATGGCAGCCGCCCGGTCATGATTGCTGGGGGCTGCTTGTCCGGCTGTGGCTTGATGGCGGCTTCCTTCTGTAACACCGTGCAGGAGCTTTACTTGTGCATTGGCGTCATCGGAG GTCTTGGGCTTGCCTTTAACCTGAATCCAGCTCTGACCATGATTGGCAAGTATTTCTATAAGAAGAGACCACTGGCCAATGGACTGGCCATGGCAGGCAGCCCTGTATTCCTCTCTACCCTGGCCCCCCTCAACCAGGCTTTTTTTGGTATCTTTGGCTGGAGAGGAAGCTTCCTAATTCTTGGGAGCCTCCTGCTAAACTGCTGTGTAGCTGGATCCCTGATGCGGCCAATAGGGCCCAAGGCTACTGAGGTAGAAAAAGTTAAGTCCAAAGAATCTCTCCAGGAACCTGGCCAATCTGGTGCAAAAATAGGTGCAGGTGATGCAAGTACAGATCTTATTGGAGGAAACCCCAAACAGGAAAAACAATCCATCTTCCAAACGATTAATAAATTCCTTGACTTGTCCCTCTTCACTCACAGAGGCTTTTTGCTCTACCTTTCTGGAAATGTAGTCATGTTTTTTGGACTCTTCACACCGTTGGTCTTTCTTAGTAATTATGGCAAGAGTCAGCACTATTCTAGTGAGAAGTcagccttccttctttccattctggCTTTTGTTGATATGGTGGCCAGACCTTCCATGGGACTTGTGGCCAACACGAAGTGGATCAGACCTCGGATCCAGTACTTCTTTGCGGCTTCTGTAGTTGCGAATGGAGTGTGCCATTTGTTAGCGCCTTTATCCACCAGCTACGTTGGCTTCTGCATCTACTCGGGATTCTTTGGCTTTGCCTTTGGGTGGCTCAGCTCGGTATTGTTTGAAACACTGATGGACCTCGTTGGACCCCAGAGGTTCTCCAGCGCTGTGGGCTTGGTGACCATTGTGGAATGCTGCCCTGTCCTCCTGGGGCCACCACTTTTAG GTAGTCTCAATGACATTTACGGCGAGTACAAATACACGTACTGGGCGTGTGGCGTCATCCTCATCATCGCAGGTGTCTATCTCTTCATTGGCATGGGCGTCAATTATCGACTTGTGGCAAAAGAACAGAAGGCAGAggagcagagaaaggaagggaaagaggacgAGACCGGTATGAACTCAGATGAGAAGCCAAAAGAAGTTACAAAAGCAGCACAGTCTCCACAGCATAACAGCACAGAAGGAGACCCCAAAGAGGAGGAGAGTCCAGTGTGA